The following are from one region of the Geothermobacter ehrlichii genome:
- a CDS encoding four helix bundle suffix domain-containing protein, translating to MPGLIPQHGGYRKLKSFQVAQLVYDVTVRFCDKYIDRFSRTKDQMVQAARSGVQNIAEGSQVSATSKKTELKLTQVARASLEELKLDYEDFLRQRELPMLEPNHPALMRFKALKPQTLQEVQAWVAAERKRSLDEQGLTRKRNRDPQTVTDRSGGSGAVDVGARPCVSLSSACLAANAALSLLNLACYFLDRQVKRLALDFENEGGFSERLYRVRSEKRRQKS from the coding sequence ATGCCTGGACTGATCCCGCAACATGGTGGATACCGCAAACTGAAAAGCTTCCAGGTGGCACAACTGGTCTACGACGTGACAGTCCGGTTTTGCGACAAGTACATCGACCGCTTCAGCCGGACGAAAGATCAGATGGTGCAGGCGGCACGCAGTGGGGTACAGAACATTGCGGAGGGCTCGCAGGTTTCGGCCACGTCGAAGAAGACCGAACTCAAGCTGACGCAGGTGGCGCGGGCGAGCCTGGAAGAGCTGAAGCTCGACTATGAGGATTTTTTGCGGCAGCGGGAATTGCCCATGCTGGAGCCGAATCACCCGGCGCTGATGCGCTTCAAAGCCCTGAAACCGCAAACTCTGCAAGAGGTGCAGGCCTGGGTTGCCGCGGAGCGGAAGAGATCTCTGGACGAACAGGGACTGACACGGAAGAGGAACAGAGACCCACAGACTGTCACGGACCGGTCGGGCGGCTCAGGGGCCGTGGATGTCGGTGCGCGTCCGTGTGTGTCCCTCTCTTCTGCCTGTCTGGCCGCGAACGCCGCTCTTTCGTTGCTGAATCTGGCCTGTTACTTTCTCGATCGCCAGGTGAAACGCCTGGCCCTGGACTTTGAGAACGAAGGTGGCTTTTCCGAGCGCCTCTATCGTGTGCGCAGCGAAAAACGCAGACAAAAGTCATAA
- a CDS encoding Tex family protein — protein MAIELTDEQYRTLLSWLVEETGLPAAGVERTVALLEEGATIPFIARYRKEATGELDEVQIRAIDEQWRYLLELEDRRQTVLDSIREQQKLTPELEAKILACRRKTELEDLYLPYRPKRRTRATIARERGLEPLADIMQAGRPSEGDPLQVAADFVDPEKGVEDATAALAGARDILAERFAEDAEVRAAVRRLVWEQGEIVSRVARDREGQVSKYEMYYDHREPLKTVPSHRFLAMRRGEKEEWLRLAITAPEEEILALMEKRFLVEGLFADELRKAIRDAWQRLLEPSIEVDLRVEAKQRADADAIAVFAANLKNLLLAPPAGPRRTLGIDPGLRTGSKLAVVDETGRFLAHATIYPHAGGRQKAEQAEKELLRLITEYRIELVAVGNGTAGREMERFSRDCLRRAGLELPVVLVNEAGASVYSASDIARDEFPDLDLTVRGAISIARRLQDPLAELVKIDPKSIGVGQYQHDVNQHELQRALDATVESAVNWVGVNLNTASWRLLSYVAGIGESLARNIVAHRDAHGPFRNRRALLEVPRFGPRAFEQAAGFLRLPESDHPLDNTAVHPERYALVERMAADLGCSLAELCADMEKTDGIELERYVGDGVGLPTLRDILTELKKPGRDPREAFEPPRFREDIREIGDLEEGMVLEGTVTNVAAFGAFVDIGVHQDGLVHVSELAHRFVRDPADVVRVGQQVKVKVLNVDAERKRIALSIKQTQPAPAAKPGRKRQGSGKRSGPEDLKARLEKAGFRVR, from the coding sequence ATGGCTATTGAACTGACGGACGAACAGTACCGGACGCTGCTTTCCTGGCTGGTGGAAGAGACCGGATTGCCGGCGGCCGGCGTGGAACGGACGGTGGCGCTGCTGGAAGAGGGGGCGACCATCCCCTTCATCGCCCGCTACCGCAAGGAAGCGACGGGCGAACTGGACGAGGTGCAGATCCGCGCCATCGACGAGCAGTGGCGCTATCTGCTCGAACTGGAGGACCGGCGGCAGACGGTGCTCGACAGCATCCGCGAGCAGCAGAAGCTGACGCCGGAGCTGGAGGCGAAAATCCTGGCCTGCCGACGCAAGACCGAACTGGAGGATCTCTATCTTCCCTACCGGCCCAAGCGGCGCACCCGGGCGACCATCGCCCGCGAACGGGGACTGGAGCCGCTGGCCGATATCATGCAGGCCGGGCGGCCGAGCGAAGGCGATCCGCTTCAGGTGGCGGCGGATTTCGTCGACCCGGAAAAGGGGGTGGAGGATGCGACGGCCGCCCTGGCCGGCGCCCGGGACATTCTGGCCGAACGTTTCGCCGAGGATGCCGAGGTGCGCGCCGCCGTCCGGCGTCTGGTCTGGGAGCAGGGGGAGATCGTCTCCCGCGTCGCCCGTGACCGGGAAGGGCAGGTGAGCAAGTACGAAATGTACTACGATCACCGCGAGCCTTTGAAGACGGTGCCTTCGCACCGCTTTCTGGCCATGCGGCGCGGCGAAAAGGAAGAATGGCTGCGTCTGGCCATTACGGCGCCGGAAGAGGAGATTCTGGCCCTGATGGAGAAACGCTTTCTGGTCGAGGGGCTCTTCGCCGACGAGCTGCGAAAGGCCATTCGCGACGCCTGGCAGCGGCTGCTGGAGCCGTCGATCGAAGTCGATCTCAGGGTCGAGGCCAAGCAGAGGGCCGATGCCGACGCCATCGCCGTTTTTGCCGCCAATCTGAAGAATCTGCTGCTGGCGCCGCCGGCCGGGCCCCGCCGTACCCTGGGGATCGACCCGGGGCTGCGCACCGGCTCCAAGCTGGCGGTGGTCGACGAAACCGGCCGCTTTCTCGCCCATGCCACCATCTATCCCCATGCTGGCGGCAGGCAGAAGGCGGAGCAGGCGGAAAAAGAGCTGTTGCGGCTGATTACGGAGTACCGGATCGAACTGGTGGCCGTCGGCAACGGCACCGCCGGCCGCGAGATGGAGCGGTTCAGTCGCGATTGCCTGCGGCGAGCCGGGCTGGAGCTGCCGGTGGTGCTGGTCAACGAGGCCGGCGCCAGCGTCTACTCGGCGAGTGACATCGCCCGTGACGAGTTTCCCGATCTCGATCTTACCGTGCGCGGCGCCATCTCCATCGCCCGGCGGCTGCAGGACCCGCTGGCCGAGCTGGTGAAGATCGATCCGAAAAGCATCGGCGTCGGCCAGTACCAGCACGACGTCAACCAGCATGAACTGCAGCGGGCGCTCGATGCCACCGTCGAGTCGGCGGTCAACTGGGTCGGCGTCAACCTCAACACCGCCTCCTGGCGTCTGCTCAGCTACGTGGCCGGCATCGGCGAGAGCCTGGCCCGCAACATCGTCGCCCACCGCGATGCGCACGGGCCCTTCCGCAACCGGCGGGCGTTGCTCGAGGTGCCCCGCTTTGGGCCCAGGGCCTTCGAACAGGCGGCCGGTTTTCTGCGCCTGCCCGAAAGCGATCATCCGCTCGACAACACCGCCGTTCACCCTGAACGCTACGCGCTGGTGGAGCGGATGGCGGCAGATCTCGGCTGTTCGCTGGCCGAACTGTGCGCCGATATGGAGAAGACGGACGGCATCGAGCTGGAGCGCTACGTCGGGGACGGAGTCGGCCTGCCGACGCTGCGGGACATTCTGACCGAGCTGAAAAAGCCGGGCCGCGATCCGCGCGAGGCGTTCGAACCGCCGCGGTTTCGGGAGGATATCCGCGAGATCGGCGATCTCGAAGAAGGGATGGTTCTCGAAGGGACGGTGACCAACGTCGCCGCCTTCGGCGCCTTTGTCGACATCGGCGTGCACCAGGACGGTCTGGTGCATGTTTCGGAGCTGGCGCACCGCTTCGTGCGCGATCCTGCCGACGTGGTGCGGGTCGGCCAGCAGGTGAAGGTGAAGGTGCTCAACGTCGATGCCGAACGGAAGCGCATCGCCCTGTCGATCAAACAGACGCAGCCGGCGCCGGCGGCGAAGCCGGGTCGGAAACGGCAGGGAAGCGGCAAGAGGAGCGGGCCGGAGGATCTGAAGGCCCGGCTGGAAAAGGCCGGTTTCCGGGTACGCTGA
- a CDS encoding PHP domain-containing protein yields MTRPDKTIDLHLHSTCSDGLLAPRQVVELAARRGVAAIALADHDNVDGVDVAMAAGAELGVEVIAGVELSVIWGEVQDVHLLGYGFDHHHSELTASLAEFRAFRAGRNERIVERVNEKLAAQGRTPIRFERVRQLAGGTFGRPHIARALIEAGHVVDMEQAFRDYLVPCNVPKRFFPAEEAIALIHAAAGVAVLAHPPYLPGGRDTFLRLLDDLVPRGLDGVEVYNGGAGVEETFWYLTETRRRGLLVTGGSDDHGRGEEGEESPGCSLGSLNVPYALYEELLQALARRRGGACGQG; encoded by the coding sequence ATGACCAGGCCGGACAAGACCATCGATCTGCACCTGCACTCTACCTGCTCCGACGGCCTGCTGGCGCCGCGGCAGGTCGTCGAGCTGGCGGCCCGGCGGGGCGTGGCCGCCATCGCCCTGGCCGACCACGACAATGTCGACGGCGTCGATGTCGCCATGGCCGCCGGTGCCGAACTGGGGGTGGAGGTGATTGCCGGCGTCGAGCTGTCGGTGATCTGGGGCGAGGTGCAGGACGTGCATCTGCTCGGTTACGGCTTCGACCATCACCATTCGGAGCTGACCGCCAGCCTGGCCGAATTCCGCGCCTTTCGGGCCGGGCGCAACGAACGGATCGTCGAACGGGTGAACGAGAAGCTGGCCGCGCAGGGCCGGACGCCGATTCGCTTCGAGCGGGTGCGGCAGCTTGCCGGCGGCACCTTCGGCCGGCCGCACATCGCCCGCGCCCTGATCGAGGCGGGGCATGTCGTCGACATGGAGCAGGCCTTCCGGGACTATCTGGTCCCCTGCAACGTGCCGAAGCGTTTCTTCCCCGCCGAGGAGGCGATCGCCCTGATTCATGCCGCCGCCGGTGTCGCCGTGCTCGCCCATCCTCCCTATCTTCCGGGCGGCCGCGATACCTTTTTGCGGCTGCTGGATGATCTGGTGCCGCGGGGACTGGACGGGGTGGAAGTCTACAACGGCGGCGCCGGTGTCGAGGAGACCTTCTGGTATCTGACCGAAACCCGCAGGCGAGGGCTGCTGGTGACCGGCGGCTCGGACGATCACGGCCGGGGCGAGGAAGGGGAGGAGTCACCCGGCTGCAGCCTTGGTTCGCTGAATGTGCCCTACGCCCTGTACGAAGAGTTGCTGCAGGCGCTGGCGCGGCGACGCGGCGGCGCCTGCGGGCAGGGGTGA
- a CDS encoding ATP-binding protein, which produces MNFFARLHYRQKLTLIVSVALLVPLLAACLLFGRLYTRQMEENIRQRLEANLNTLSMFREHLSGQLDQNLTGLANDNTLQVTSQLNFIPQLTNYLRQKSTLLDLPYLQVLSADGNLLAGTDPLPEGCYQTERPRLQRTPTGAVLCARKPIRRDDKLIGYIAGGCPLNIEMATHIENVTPLDPFLITIDGRIVLSNRLGDSRQNNLFRAIAPTTNGTLQFGSKTYRYTSRCNEENGQTVCGHALLPLGSLHVAFSHTTQRITTVALLIYCLSLFFLHRLVRGLAAPIRQLSLAARKVESGNFDTVDLDLEREDEFGLLNRSFARMAITQQNYAQRLEQEVAQRTAELEKANKALRQDILARQKAEMEKSRLEEQLRQTQKMEALGTLAGGIAHDFNNILMPILCLTDLARKRLPEEDQTREMLDEVLKAAHRARDLISQILSFSRPDKQKKQPINLAETVTETIKLVRASTSAGIDIRFEISAADIWVDANGTQMQQMLLNLCTNAVQAMGEKGQLEVRLEKIGEQQARLTVRDDGPGMSEEVREHIFEPFFTTKATGRGTGMGLSVVHGIVTHHQGSIRVDSTPGEGACFEIILPLCSLRLVKEVRGNRELPHGTERLLVVDDERAILAVWQTLFEELGYQVVTANDPERAMAMVADGDEHFDLLITDQNMPGMSGAELAMKMRQSIPRLPVIICTGYSESCTPEDALLLGFDRYLTKPCNTTDLAMAVREVLDQALTADRTISA; this is translated from the coding sequence ATGAACTTCTTCGCCCGCCTGCATTACCGCCAGAAACTAACCCTCATCGTGTCGGTCGCCCTGCTTGTCCCCCTGCTGGCGGCCTGCCTTCTCTTCGGCCGGCTCTACACCCGGCAGATGGAAGAGAACATCCGGCAACGGCTCGAAGCCAATCTCAACACACTGAGCATGTTCCGCGAGCATCTCAGCGGCCAGCTCGACCAGAACCTGACCGGCCTGGCCAACGACAACACTCTGCAGGTAACCAGCCAGCTCAACTTCATTCCGCAACTGACCAACTACCTGCGACAGAAGAGCACCCTGCTCGACCTGCCCTACCTGCAGGTTCTGTCGGCCGACGGCAACCTGCTGGCCGGCACCGATCCCCTGCCCGAGGGCTGTTACCAGACGGAACGGCCCCGGCTGCAGCGGACTCCGACCGGCGCCGTGCTCTGTGCCCGAAAACCGATCCGGCGTGACGACAAACTGATCGGCTACATCGCCGGCGGCTGCCCGTTGAATATCGAGATGGCAACCCACATCGAAAATGTCACGCCTCTCGACCCTTTCCTCATCACTATCGACGGCCGCATAGTCCTGAGCAACCGGCTGGGCGACAGCCGGCAAAACAATCTGTTTCGCGCCATTGCTCCAACAACCAACGGCACCCTGCAGTTCGGCAGCAAAACCTACCGCTACACCTCCCGCTGCAACGAAGAGAATGGACAGACGGTCTGCGGCCATGCCCTGTTGCCGCTCGGTTCCCTGCACGTCGCCTTCTCCCACACCACGCAGCGCATCACTACCGTTGCCCTGCTGATCTACTGTCTCTCCCTCTTCTTCCTCCACCGGCTGGTCCGGGGACTGGCCGCTCCAATCCGGCAACTGTCCCTGGCGGCCAGAAAAGTAGAGAGCGGCAATTTCGACACCGTGGATCTCGACCTGGAAAGGGAGGACGAATTCGGCCTGCTCAACCGCTCCTTCGCCCGCATGGCGATCACCCAGCAGAACTATGCGCAACGGCTTGAGCAGGAGGTCGCCCAGCGCACCGCCGAACTGGAAAAGGCCAACAAGGCCCTGCGCCAGGATATCCTCGCCCGCCAGAAGGCGGAAATGGAGAAGAGTCGCCTGGAAGAACAACTGCGGCAGACCCAGAAGATGGAAGCCCTGGGCACGCTGGCCGGCGGCATCGCCCACGACTTCAACAACATTCTGATGCCGATTCTCTGCCTGACCGACTTGGCGCGCAAACGGCTGCCGGAAGAGGACCAGACGCGGGAGATGCTGGACGAGGTACTCAAGGCGGCACACCGGGCCAGGGACCTGATCAGCCAGATTCTCTCCTTCAGCCGTCCGGACAAGCAGAAAAAACAGCCGATCAACCTGGCGGAAACGGTCACCGAAACCATAAAGCTGGTCCGCGCCTCGACCAGCGCCGGCATCGACATCCGCTTCGAAATCTCCGCCGCCGACATCTGGGTCGACGCCAACGGCACCCAGATGCAGCAGATGCTGCTCAACCTCTGCACCAACGCCGTCCAGGCCATGGGCGAAAAGGGCCAGCTGGAGGTCAGGCTCGAAAAGATCGGCGAGCAGCAGGCACGGTTGACGGTCAGGGACGACGGCCCCGGCATGAGCGAAGAGGTGCGGGAACACATCTTCGAACCCTTCTTTACCACCAAGGCCACCGGACGCGGCACCGGCATGGGCCTGTCGGTAGTGCACGGCATCGTCACCCATCACCAGGGGAGCATCCGCGTCGACAGCACCCCCGGCGAGGGGGCCTGTTTCGAGATCATCCTGCCTCTTTGCAGTCTGCGTCTGGTCAAGGAGGTCAGAGGAAACCGGGAACTGCCACACGGCACGGAAAGACTGCTGGTGGTCGACGACGAAAGGGCGATCCTGGCCGTCTGGCAGACACTGTTCGAGGAACTGGGCTATCAGGTGGTCACAGCAAACGACCCCGAGCGGGCGATGGCGATGGTCGCCGACGGGGATGAACACTTCGATCTGCTGATCACCGACCAGAACATGCCCGGGATGAGCGGAGCGGAATTGGCGATGAAAATGCGGCAGTCGATCCCGCGGCTGCCGGTTATCATCTGCACCGGCTACAGCGAAAGCTGCACGCCGGAAGACGCCCTGCTACTCGGTTTCGACCGCTACCTGACCAAACCCTGCAATACAACCGACCTGGCGATGGCGGTACGCGAGGTTCTCGACCAGGCGCTGACGGCCGACAGAACCATTTCCGCCTGA
- a CDS encoding ABC transporter substrate-binding protein, with amino-acid sequence MKRRFGILLSCLLLLVLAAPVRADHEQKRLFLVASYDPDNVCGMPQEEGALEELRNQGWIEGKTLLVERFYMDTKRRYVSPEAMRQRGQQALKRLRAFAPDVVLTLDDNAFREVGLALAGQKIPVVFSGLNGQPEDYNRRHHFMNSREHPGGNITGVYEKLYVKKAIELLATAFPDRRGQRVVGIVDDSPTGKGINRQFEIEMAGHNSVAGLYWESRQVSSFEEYRQLIRQLNADPTVGAIYPVAARLPTADGRILTAQEIIAWTVEHNGKPELAVNYFFSKLGLFGGAAVDFHKMGAMAGRQIAWILDGRKAGDLSIVDAPDFALVFNLTRAQQLHLELPMTLLTAADHVYRQRRKHQTE; translated from the coding sequence ATGAAAAGACGTTTCGGGATCCTTCTTTCCTGCCTGCTGCTCCTCGTCCTCGCCGCACCGGTCCGGGCCGACCACGAGCAAAAACGGCTCTTTCTGGTCGCCAGCTACGACCCAGACAACGTCTGCGGCATGCCGCAGGAAGAAGGCGCCCTCGAAGAACTGCGCAACCAGGGCTGGATCGAAGGGAAAACCCTGCTGGTCGAACGCTTCTACATGGACACCAAGCGCCGCTACGTTTCGCCGGAGGCCATGCGGCAGCGGGGACAGCAGGCCCTGAAACGCCTGCGCGCCTTCGCGCCCGATGTCGTCCTCACCCTGGATGACAACGCCTTCCGCGAGGTCGGACTGGCTCTGGCCGGGCAGAAAATCCCGGTCGTCTTTTCCGGACTGAACGGCCAGCCGGAAGACTACAACCGCCGCCATCACTTCATGAACAGCCGCGAGCACCCGGGCGGCAACATCACCGGCGTCTACGAAAAACTCTACGTGAAAAAGGCAATCGAGCTGCTGGCCACCGCCTTTCCCGATCGGCGGGGACAAAGAGTCGTCGGCATCGTCGACGATTCTCCCACCGGCAAGGGGATCAACCGCCAGTTCGAGATCGAGATGGCGGGGCACAACAGCGTCGCCGGCCTCTACTGGGAGAGCCGGCAGGTTTCCAGCTTCGAGGAATACCGGCAGCTCATCAGGCAGCTCAACGCCGACCCGACGGTAGGGGCCATCTACCCGGTGGCGGCACGCCTGCCCACCGCCGACGGCCGCATCCTCACCGCTCAGGAAATCATCGCCTGGACTGTCGAACACAACGGCAAACCGGAACTGGCCGTCAACTATTTCTTCTCGAAGCTGGGACTGTTCGGCGGCGCCGCCGTCGATTTTCACAAGATGGGAGCCATGGCCGGCCGACAGATCGCCTGGATCCTGGACGGGCGCAAGGCCGGTGACCTGAGCATCGTCGACGCTCCGGACTTCGCCCTGGTTTTCAACCTGACCCGGGCGCAACAGCTGCACCTGGAGCTGCCCATGACCCTTCTGACCGCTGCCGATCATGTCTACCGGCAAAGGAGGAAACACCAGACGGAATGA
- a CDS encoding manganese efflux pump MntP — protein sequence MDLITIFGLALALAMDAFAVALGTALALPSLTGRHLFRLGWHFGLFQALMPIVGWLAGLTIQRWIVAIDHWIAFGLLVFVGGRMITEALRHDGEEIRDDPTRGWSLVMLSVATSIDALAVGLTLAMLGISIWFPALIIGLVAGILTVGGMLLGRRVGDRWGSRVEVLGGLILIVIGLKILVSHL from the coding sequence ATGGATCTGATCACCATCTTCGGCCTGGCCCTGGCGCTGGCCATGGACGCCTTCGCCGTCGCCCTCGGCACCGCCCTCGCCCTGCCGTCGCTGACCGGCCGCCATCTCTTTCGCCTGGGCTGGCATTTCGGGCTGTTCCAGGCCCTGATGCCGATTGTCGGCTGGCTGGCCGGGTTGACCATTCAGCGCTGGATCGTCGCCATCGACCACTGGATCGCCTTCGGACTGCTCGTCTTCGTCGGCGGCCGGATGATCACCGAGGCCCTGCGCCACGACGGGGAGGAGATCCGAGACGATCCCACCCGCGGCTGGTCCCTGGTCATGCTATCCGTCGCCACCAGCATCGATGCCCTGGCCGTCGGCCTGACTCTGGCCATGCTCGGCATCTCCATCTGGTTTCCCGCCCTGATCATCGGGCTGGTGGCCGGCATTCTGACCGTCGGCGGCATGCTTCTCGGCCGCCGGGTCGGCGACCGCTGGGGCAGCCGGGTCGAAGTTCTCGGCGGCCTGATCCTGATCGTCATCGGCCTGAAGATTCTGGTCTCTCACCTTTGA
- a CDS encoding DsbC family protein, with protein MRWILPVLMLVLYAAPVMAFMSEGCGAGSCKDCHSLKADEAAGLLGAGIDRVVSVRFSEMPGVWRVEVEKDGTRFPLYIDFSKKYVVAGNIIRLKDRANITLGEGRPQPEKPRKVDVASIPLDDAFLIGDPMAQYKAIVFTDPRCPYCAQLHGEMRRAVKMDPNVAFYIKLYPLKMHPDAYPLSRTLICRNDPALLDRVYAGESLEPVDCKEAAAIDANLELVKKLGINSTPTMILPDGTVRPGARPAEDLLEMVRKAGQAE; from the coding sequence ATGAGATGGATTTTGCCTGTTCTGATGCTGGTTCTGTACGCCGCGCCTGTCATGGCTTTCATGTCCGAAGGCTGTGGCGCCGGCTCCTGCAAGGATTGCCACAGCCTGAAGGCCGATGAAGCCGCCGGGTTGCTTGGTGCGGGGATCGACAGGGTCGTCAGCGTCCGGTTTTCGGAGATGCCGGGCGTCTGGCGGGTCGAGGTCGAAAAGGACGGCACCCGCTTTCCCCTCTACATCGATTTTTCCAAGAAGTATGTCGTTGCCGGTAACATCATCCGGCTCAAGGACCGGGCCAATATCACCCTTGGGGAGGGACGGCCGCAGCCGGAGAAGCCGCGCAAGGTCGACGTCGCCTCCATTCCCCTCGACGATGCCTTTCTGATCGGCGACCCGATGGCCCAGTACAAGGCCATCGTCTTCACCGACCCACGCTGTCCCTACTGCGCCCAGCTGCATGGCGAAATGCGGCGGGCGGTGAAGATGGACCCCAATGTCGCCTTCTACATCAAGCTCTATCCGCTGAAGATGCACCCGGACGCCTATCCCCTCTCCAGGACCCTCATCTGCCGGAATGATCCGGCACTTCTCGACCGGGTCTACGCCGGCGAAAGTCTCGAGCCGGTCGACTGCAAGGAGGCGGCCGCCATCGACGCCAATCTCGAGCTGGTGAAGAAGCTGGGGATCAACTCGACCCCGACCATGATTCTGCCCGACGGGACGGTCCGTCCCGGCGCCCGCCCGGCGGAGGATCTGCTCGAGATGGTGCGCAAGGCCGGCCAGGCCGAATAG
- the fabI gene encoding enoyl-ACP reductase FabI yields MGLMQGKRGVIFGVANDKSIAWGVARQLHAAGAEIAFTYLNEALEKRVRPLAESLGADIILPCDVTSDEQIEAVFRELEQRWGSIDFVVHSVAFANREDLKQPFSMTSRDGFHLALDISAYSLIPMVRFAAPLMKNGGSVVTMTYLGAVRAVPEYNVMGVAKAALESSVRYLAAEFGEKNIRINAVSAGPIKTLAASGIGNFKKKLHVMEERSPLKRTVTQDEVGNAALYLLSDLSTGVTGEVHYVDGGFSISAQ; encoded by the coding sequence ATGGGTCTGATGCAAGGAAAACGCGGCGTCATCTTCGGTGTGGCCAATGACAAGAGCATCGCCTGGGGGGTGGCCCGCCAGCTGCATGCCGCCGGCGCCGAGATCGCCTTCACCTATCTGAACGAAGCCCTGGAAAAGAGGGTGCGTCCCTTGGCCGAGAGCCTGGGGGCCGACATCATCCTTCCCTGCGACGTTACCTCGGACGAACAGATCGAGGCGGTTTTCCGCGAGCTTGAACAGCGCTGGGGCAGCATCGATTTCGTGGTCCATTCGGTGGCCTTCGCCAACCGCGAGGATCTGAAGCAGCCCTTTTCGATGACCAGCCGCGACGGCTTTCATCTCGCCCTCGACATCAGCGCCTATTCGCTGATTCCCATGGTGCGCTTTGCCGCCCCGCTGATGAAGAACGGCGGCAGTGTCGTCACCATGACCTATCTCGGCGCCGTCCGCGCCGTGCCCGAGTACAACGTGATGGGCGTGGCCAAGGCCGCCCTCGAATCGTCGGTACGCTACCTGGCGGCCGAATTCGGTGAAAAGAACATCCGTATCAACGCCGTCTCCGCCGGGCCGATCAAGACCCTGGCGGCTTCCGGCATCGGCAATTTCAAGAAGAAGCTGCACGTGATGGAGGAGCGTTCTCCCCTCAAGCGCACGGTGACGCAGGACGAGGTCGGCAATGCGGCCCTCTATCTGCTGTCCGACCTCTCCACGGGGGTGACCGGCGAGGTTCACTATGTTGATGGTGGTTTCAGCATTTCGGCGCAGTGA